Below is a window of Anaerolineae bacterium DNA.
CTGAAACGGCAAGCCTCATCACCGACGGCAATGCAGTTTATTTCTACCACTTCAAAATCTTTACCTCCACTCCCCCAACGCAGCCCTTCTTCCAGGATTCCAACAGCTGCATGGCAACAGGGAGAATCAGTGTGACGCCCCCAGCATACGGGACACCGTTCGTTTATCCAGATAAAATAGTGCTCATCTTCCTCAAGCCGAACAATCTGATCGCTGAAGCGATTGAAGGTTTCAGCGAAAGCGTTGAGACCCACCCTCATTTTGACGTTTAACGGCAGAACTCTCAGGGCCAGGTCAGCCATTCCCAAGACAGCTCCGAACTCTTTAATGCCATACTTAAAAGTGGCGCTACCAGCTTTATGGGCCAAGATACGGCCGCTTCTCACGCCGTAGAGCCTTTCGAGGGCCTCCTGAATGGCAGCGAAAGCCTCAAAGCTGAACTCTTTGTTAAGGTTATTGGGAGGAAGCTTATCCACAAGATATGATAAACCTGCTTCAGTAAGAACGGCGTTAACCCCAGCCCTTCCAAGGGCTTCTTCCAGCCCCATAAGGTAAGCTCTTGCCATTTTGTTGGGATAGTAATACTGGGGGGAGCTTTCTCTATTTTTCTCCATTTTTCCCTCCTCTCAGGTTTGTCAGGAGAAGCCGGTTGAAAGCCGGCGGGTCATCCAGCATGGGAAAGTGGCCCCAAGAAGGTGAAACGTAGACTTTTGCTCCGGGTATTTTCTCCACAAGTTTTGCCTGGCTCGGTTTTACTATGTTATCCCTGAGACCATAGATCCCAAACACAGCGGATTTAACCCCGGCAATGTAGGGTTTGAGGTCGGTATGGTAGAGGGAGTTTATGCTCTGAAAGAAAGAGGCTAGAGTAGTTCGGGAGAGGTCTTTCAATAGCATTTCGTACCATTCCTGCCATGGACGGGTTGTTCTGGGGGCCAAAGCCCTGAGAATGCTGCGGAAGAACCAGGGGTTATTCCAGGCCACAAAGGCGATTTGGGGAACAGCAGCCATTTTCAGAAGAAAACTCAGGGATTTGCCTTCAATGGGTGAACCCACCACCCCCACTTTTTTTACTTTATCAGGCCTGCGGAGGGCTATGCTCAGAGCCACGGTTCCTCCCATAGAATGGCCCACGAGAGAAGCTACCTGGATTCCAAGTTTGTCCATGAAATCCAAGACCAGGAAGATAAAATCTTCAACCCGGAAGCTTTCCCTTCTCCGGTCTGATTCTCCAAAGCCCCAGAAATCCAGGGCGTAAACCCTGTAACTTGAAGAAAGCCCCCTCATGGCTTCAAGCCAGTAGCCCCAAGAGCCAAGCCAGCCGTGAAGGAAAATAACTGGCTCCCCTCGCCCCAGAACCTCATAATGAACCACTCCCTGCTCCGTCACTACTGAAGGCAAAGTTAACCCTCCAATACTTCCAGGACAAGGTAAAGAAGTTCTAAGAGAACCCTTTTCACGCTTTCTTTCTCGGTGGCAACACAAGGTATAACTTTGACATTGCTATTGAGGCGGAGAGCTATCCGGATATCCTCGGGGGACCAGGCATCCGGAAGGTCTTGTTTATTGGCTGCTACTACGTAGGGAGTTTTTGCGTAGCGACGGAACACATCGAGGATGTAGCGGGCCTCCCGGAAGGTTTGAGGGCTTGTGCTATCTACCATCACTACAAACCCCAGCATACCCTCGGAAAGGATATCCCACATGAAATCAAAGCGCCTCTGCCCGGGAGTCCCGAACAGGTAAAGGACGAGGTCTTCATCTATTGTGATTCGGCCAAAATCCATTGCTACGGTAGTCTGCTCTTTTACAGCTCGCAGTTCATCTGTGATCTTTCTCTCAGTGGAGACGACTTCTATTTCGCTGATAGTGCGGATGAACTGGGTTTTTCCCGAATTAAAAGGGCCAGTCACTACAATTTTTACAGCCTGCATTACGGGCTCCTCACAGGCGTTTTATGCGATCTATAAGGCGCTGAACCAGGCTTTTGCTCACCCTGGGTGGTTCCTGAATGGCAGGGGGTATACCGGGAGGTGGGGCTTTTGGGCCTCCGGGAGGAGGAACAAGTTCCACAAGCCCTGCGGAAAGGAGACCGTAAACAATTTTCCTTATCTGGTAATCGCTCATGGAGTTGTAGCGGGCTATCTGACGGATAGTGTTTTGAGGGTTGATGTAGGAAATAACGCGCCACTCATCCACCGTCAGGTTTATGTTACGGACAGTAGCCCTGGGGTTCTCGGCGAACTTGAGAGCCATGTCCAGGTCCGGTATTTCTTCCTGAAGGAATTCTAGTTCTTTCTGCCGCCTTGTTCCTTCCAGGATCAGGTTGGCTAAATCTATGGAAACGGTAAGGTGATCTCCGTCTGGCAGAACGTCCGGCTCAAAAGAGAAGCGGCCAGTTTGCCAGGTGAAAAGTTCGTAGACGATTTCTAGGAAATGTTTCTGGAGGCATTCCAGAACATCCTCTTTGGAGATGTATCCAGCACTTATGGCTAAGAGGGCCTTTTCT
It encodes the following:
- a CDS encoding 4-vinyl reductase, which codes for MEKNRESSPQYYYPNKMARAYLMGLEEALGRAGVNAVLTEAGLSYLVDKLPPNNLNKEFSFEAFAAIQEALERLYGVRSGRILAHKAGSATFKYGIKEFGAVLGMADLALRVLPLNVKMRVGLNAFAETFNRFSDQIVRLEEDEHYFIWINERCPVCWGRHTDSPCCHAAVGILEEGLRWGSGGKDFEVVEINCIAVGDEACRFRISKTPKE
- a CDS encoding alpha/beta hydrolase, which codes for MPSVVTEQGVVHYEVLGRGEPVIFLHGWLGSWGYWLEAMRGLSSSYRVYALDFWGFGESDRRRESFRVEDFIFLVLDFMDKLGIQVASLVGHSMGGTVALSIALRRPDKVKKVGVVGSPIEGKSLSFLLKMAAVPQIAFVAWNNPWFFRSILRALAPRTTRPWQEWYEMLLKDLSRTTLASFFQSINSLYHTDLKPYIAGVKSAVFGIYGLRDNIVKPSQAKLVEKIPGAKVYVSPSWGHFPMLDDPPAFNRLLLTNLRGGKNGEK
- a CDS encoding ATP/GTP-binding protein, whose amino-acid sequence is MQAVKIVVTGPFNSGKTQFIRTISEIEVVSTERKITDELRAVKEQTTVAMDFGRITIDEDLVLYLFGTPGQRRFDFMWDILSEGMLGFVVMVDSTSPQTFREARYILDVFRRYAKTPYVVAANKQDLPDAWSPEDIRIALRLNSNVKVIPCVATEKESVKRVLLELLYLVLEVLEG
- a CDS encoding DUF4388 domain-containing protein — its product is MALKGKLEDFDITKLFNLVHLARKTGALTLEQDGKKVTLYFKGGKLIYAIKDSEEKSILNLLYRAGKLSREQVKEIEARSHLKSDKEKALLAISAGYISKEDVLECLQKHFLEIVYELFTWQTGRFSFEPDVLPDGDHLTVSIDLANLILEGTRRQKELEFLQEEIPDLDMALKFAENPRATVRNINLTVDEWRVISYINPQNTIRQIARYNSMSDYQIRKIVYGLLSAGLVELVPPPGGPKAPPPGIPPAIQEPPRVSKSLVQRLIDRIKRL